From Mycobacterium lacus, one genomic window encodes:
- a CDS encoding NAD(P)H-dependent amine dehydrogenase family protein produces the protein MGTTSADRPLRVIQWTTGNIGRRSLHAIIGRPDMELVGVYAHGPDKVGVDAAELAGWPEPTGVRATNDIDALLALGADACCYNPLWPNIGELVRLLESGVNVCSSAAWITGGKQTPADRERIIAACERGGSTIFGSGAHPGMSNLVGMVLSAACERVDEIRITESVDCSTYESAETQTAMGFSQDPDTPGLAESVRAESEVFAESAAMMADAIGARLDRMTFDVTFTAATADTDLGFMKIPAGTVGGVYGYHRGWAGDRNVVSVGFNWVMGNHVVPPKPLEHGHVIQVFGLPNMRTVLHCLPPRDWPEPGFMGLGMIYTAMPVTNAVPAVVAAKPGIVTLADLPPITGRVAR, from the coding sequence ATGGGAACAACCAGCGCAGACCGTCCGCTGCGCGTGATCCAGTGGACGACCGGGAACATAGGACGGCGATCGCTGCACGCCATCATCGGAAGACCCGACATGGAGCTCGTCGGCGTGTATGCACACGGGCCGGACAAGGTCGGCGTTGACGCCGCCGAGCTGGCGGGCTGGCCGGAGCCGACCGGCGTGCGCGCCACCAACGACATCGACGCGCTGCTCGCGCTGGGCGCCGACGCATGTTGCTATAACCCGTTGTGGCCCAACATCGGCGAGCTGGTGCGCTTGCTGGAGTCGGGCGTCAACGTGTGCTCCAGCGCCGCCTGGATCACCGGCGGCAAGCAGACACCTGCGGACCGCGAACGCATCATCGCCGCCTGCGAGCGCGGCGGCTCGACGATCTTCGGCAGCGGCGCACATCCCGGGATGTCGAACCTGGTCGGCATGGTGCTCAGCGCGGCCTGCGAGCGCGTCGACGAGATCCGCATCACCGAGTCGGTGGACTGCTCGACCTACGAGTCCGCGGAAACCCAGACGGCGATGGGGTTCTCACAAGATCCCGACACGCCGGGGCTGGCCGAGAGCGTGCGGGCCGAAAGCGAGGTCTTCGCTGAGTCGGCGGCGATGATGGCCGATGCGATCGGGGCACGGCTGGACCGCATGACGTTCGACGTCACCTTCACCGCCGCCACCGCCGACACCGATTTGGGCTTCATGAAGATCCCGGCCGGAACCGTCGGCGGCGTCTACGGCTACCACCGCGGCTGGGCCGGTGACCGCAACGTGGTCAGCGTCGGATTCAACTGGGTCATGGGCAATCACGTGGTTCCGCCCAAGCCGCTCGAGCACGGCCACGTGATCCAAGTTTTTGGGTTGCCCAACATGCGCACCGTCCTGCACTGCCTGCCGCCGCGGGATTGGCCCGAGCCCGGGTTCATGGGCCTGGGCATGATCTACACCGCGATGCCGGTCACCAATGCGGTGCCCGCGGTGGTGGCCGCCAAACCCGGGATCGTGACGCTCGCCGATCTGCCGCCCATCACCGGCCGCGTTGCCCGCTAG
- a CDS encoding MmpS family transport accessory protein: protein MSSVPITRAVRRVWIPLVLVVVLAVSGLVVSRLHKIFGSADLNANAGAGIEIVQFNPKVVTYEVFGSAGTTANINYWDENANTHQVNAAALPWSFTISTTLPSVSANIMAQGDGDRIGCRITVDGVVREEKRADGLGAQTFCLVKSA from the coding sequence ATGAGCTCGGTTCCCATTACCCGCGCGGTCAGACGAGTTTGGATACCCCTGGTGCTGGTGGTCGTGCTGGCGGTCTCGGGACTGGTGGTGTCGCGGCTGCACAAGATCTTCGGCTCCGCCGACCTCAATGCGAACGCCGGCGCCGGGATCGAGATCGTGCAGTTCAATCCGAAGGTCGTCACCTATGAGGTCTTCGGGTCGGCCGGGACCACCGCAAACATCAACTACTGGGACGAGAACGCCAACACGCACCAGGTCAATGCCGCCGCGCTGCCGTGGTCGTTCACGATCTCGACGACGCTGCCCTCGGTGAGCGCCAACATCATGGCACAAGGCGACGGCGATCGGATCGGCTGCCGCATCACCGTCGACGGAGTCGTGCGGGAAGAGAAACGGGCCGACGGCCTGGGCGCCCAGACCTTCTGCCTGGTGAAGTCGGCATGA
- a CDS encoding MMPL/RND family transporter: MSDVNSRTRVGTEDTAPINIEGIERPQRGHRPVIPHTIRIFAVPIILAWVLLTVVVNVIVPRLEVVSEQHSAPMAPLDAPSMKAMMRLGHNFREFDSNSTVMIVLEGRQSLGDDAHRFYDNLIRQLRQDPTHIQHIQDFWGDRLTAAGAQSADAKGSYVMLNLAGNQGTTQANDSVDAVRKVIDRTPPPPGVRAHVTGPAALSDDMHIIGNDSLAKITLFTLAAIAVMLLLVYRSIVTTLVQLFMTGIALASSRGVIAVLGYHNVFGLTTFAANILTMLAIAAGTDYGIFLVGRYQEARQAGEDRETAYYTTFRSVAPVVLGSGLTIAGATYCLSFARLPWFNTMGAPVAIGMLVVVLAGLTLGPAVVFVGSKFGLFERKRAVRGRLWRRVGTAVVRWPVPVLAVSAAVVLIGMIALPGYVTSYNDRYYLPTSAPSNLGYAAADRHFSQARMNPDMLMIEAEHDMRNPADMLVLDKVAKNIIRTVGIAMIQDITRPLGIPIQHSSIPFQNSMQSQTTMQNMAFLRDRMNDILKMADEMQFMIETMQRMYQVTQDLSSAADDSARTTAETSAITDTLRDHVADFDDFWRPIRSYFYWEKHCYDIPICWSFRSLFDALDGFDQLAEKFHQLSGDIGRTAAATHEMLVLIPPMIETMKTTKGLTLTMHATFLAMLNQMESMSNTAIVMGQSFDASKNDDFFYLPPEAFDNPDFQTGLRMFLSPDGKSARFFITHQGDPMTPEGISRVDAERTAAQEALKQSSLSDAKVYLGGTAATFKDMHDGAKYDLMIAVVSALTLIFMIMLLLTRSLVAALVIVGTAASSIAASFGLSVLVWQDLFGIKIHWVVMALSIIILLAVGSDYNLLLVSRFKEEIHAGLKTGIIRSMSGTGGVVTAAGLVFAFTMASMLGSDLRVLGQFGSTVCIGLLLDTLIVRTLLMPSIATMLGRWFWWPQIVHPRGDNARRARGLRLTQ, translated from the coding sequence ATGAGCGATGTGAACAGCAGGACCCGCGTCGGCACCGAGGACACCGCGCCGATCAACATCGAGGGCATCGAGCGCCCGCAGCGCGGCCACCGACCCGTCATCCCACACACGATCCGCATCTTCGCGGTGCCGATCATCCTGGCCTGGGTGCTCCTGACGGTCGTCGTGAACGTCATCGTTCCGCGACTGGAAGTGGTCAGCGAACAGCACTCGGCGCCGATGGCGCCGCTCGACGCGCCGTCGATGAAGGCGATGATGCGCCTGGGCCACAACTTCAGGGAATTCGATTCCAACAGCACGGTCATGATCGTCCTGGAAGGTCGGCAATCCCTCGGCGACGACGCGCACCGCTTCTACGACAACCTGATTCGCCAACTGCGGCAGGATCCGACACACATCCAGCACATCCAGGACTTCTGGGGGGATCGACTGACCGCGGCGGGGGCACAGAGCGCTGACGCCAAGGGCTCCTATGTCATGTTGAACCTTGCTGGCAACCAGGGCACGACGCAGGCGAATGATTCCGTCGACGCGGTGCGCAAGGTCATCGACCGCACGCCGCCACCTCCCGGGGTGCGGGCCCATGTGACCGGTCCCGCCGCACTCAGCGACGACATGCACATCATCGGGAACGACAGCCTGGCCAAGATCACGCTGTTCACCCTGGCGGCGATCGCGGTCATGTTGCTGCTGGTCTACCGCTCCATCGTCACCACGCTCGTCCAGCTGTTCATGACCGGCATAGCGTTGGCCTCGTCGCGGGGAGTCATCGCGGTTCTCGGGTACCACAACGTATTCGGGCTCACCACGTTCGCGGCGAATATCCTCACGATGCTGGCGATCGCGGCCGGCACCGACTACGGGATCTTCCTGGTGGGCCGCTATCAAGAAGCACGCCAGGCCGGCGAGGACCGGGAAACGGCGTACTACACCACGTTTCGTAGCGTGGCCCCGGTCGTGCTGGGTTCGGGACTGACCATCGCCGGGGCGACGTACTGCCTGAGCTTCGCGCGGCTGCCCTGGTTCAACACCATGGGCGCACCGGTGGCGATCGGAATGCTGGTCGTCGTGCTGGCCGGCCTCACGCTGGGCCCGGCCGTCGTCTTCGTGGGCAGCAAGTTCGGCCTTTTCGAACGCAAACGGGCGGTACGGGGCCGGCTCTGGCGGCGGGTCGGCACCGCGGTCGTGCGCTGGCCGGTGCCGGTTCTGGCCGTCAGCGCCGCCGTCGTCCTGATCGGCATGATCGCCCTGCCCGGATATGTGACGAGCTACAACGACCGGTACTACCTGCCCACCAGCGCCCCGTCCAACCTGGGATACGCGGCCGCGGACCGACATTTCTCTCAGGCCCGGATGAACCCCGACATGCTGATGATCGAGGCCGAGCATGACATGCGGAATCCGGCGGACATGCTCGTTTTGGACAAAGTGGCCAAAAACATCATCCGCACCGTGGGCATCGCCATGATCCAGGACATCACCAGGCCGCTGGGCATTCCCATTCAACACAGCTCGATACCGTTCCAGAACAGCATGCAGAGCCAAACGACCATGCAGAATATGGCTTTCCTGCGGGATCGAATGAACGACATCCTCAAGATGGCCGACGAAATGCAGTTCATGATCGAAACCATGCAGCGGATGTACCAAGTGACACAAGATCTTTCGAGTGCGGCCGACGACAGCGCAAGGACCACGGCTGAAACATCGGCCATCACCGACACCTTGCGGGACCACGTCGCGGACTTCGACGACTTCTGGCGGCCGATACGCAGCTACTTCTACTGGGAGAAGCACTGCTACGACATTCCCATCTGCTGGTCGTTCCGGTCCCTATTCGACGCGTTGGACGGGTTCGATCAGCTCGCCGAGAAGTTCCACCAACTCTCGGGTGACATCGGGCGCACCGCCGCGGCCACCCACGAGATGCTGGTGTTGATCCCGCCGATGATCGAAACGATGAAGACCACAAAAGGCCTCACGCTGACGATGCACGCCACGTTCTTGGCAATGCTCAACCAAATGGAGTCCATGAGCAATACGGCGATCGTCATGGGGCAAAGCTTCGACGCATCGAAGAATGACGACTTCTTTTACCTGCCCCCGGAGGCATTCGACAACCCGGACTTCCAGACCGGCCTGCGAATGTTCCTATCACCCGACGGCAAGTCGGCGCGCTTTTTCATCACCCACCAGGGCGATCCGATGACGCCGGAAGGAATATCCCGGGTCGACGCGGAGCGAACGGCGGCGCAGGAGGCCCTGAAGCAATCCTCGCTGTCGGACGCCAAGGTGTATCTGGGCGGTACGGCCGCCACCTTCAAAGACATGCACGACGGCGCCAAGTACGACCTGATGATCGCGGTGGTGTCGGCGCTGACGCTGATCTTCATGATCATGCTGCTGCTCACCCGAAGTCTGGTCGCCGCACTGGTGATCGTCGGCACCGCGGCCAGCTCGATTGCCGCGTCGTTCGGTCTGTCGGTGCTCGTCTGGCAGGACCTCTTCGGCATCAAAATCCACTGGGTCGTCATGGCGCTGTCGATCATCATCCTGTTGGCCGTCGGATCCGACTACAACCTGTTGCTGGTCTCCCGGTTCAAGGAAGAGATCCATGCCGGGCTGAAGACGGGGATCATCCGGTCGATGTCGGGCACGGGTGGGGTGGTGACGGCCGCGGGCCTGGTATTCGCGTTCACGATGGCTTCCATGCTCGGCAGCGACTTGCGGGTCCTGGGCCAGTTCGGGTCGACCGTGTGCATTGGCCTGCTGCTCGACACGTTGATCGTGCGCACGTTGCTGATGCCGTCGATCGCCACCATGCTGGGCCGCTGGTTCTGGTGGCCGCAAATCGTCCACCCACGCGGTGATAACGCCCGGCGGGCGCGAGGCCTAAGGCTCACCCAATAG
- a CDS encoding PecA family PE domain-processing aspartic protease produces MSFVSVAPEVAATAATDLTSIGSAMSTANATAAAPTTEVMATAADEVSAALARLFAEYGQQYQALAGRVATSYEQFTRTVVASVNAYAAAETANVRQFVLSAAGPINEPFVELTGRPLVGDGANGYTNAQGVGTDGKPGGWLYGDGGTGGTSTRAGVAGGAGGPAGLIGDGGTGGKSVYGGMPGGAGGHGGLLIGDGGTGGASGPGGVGGLGGRAGLLWGHTGTAGISTLLSPNQTLISVDQYGNPLLNISVGGGPSMPAIVDSGSTGLLVPPHYVNLATLDQPTGTGSVSYGLSSAGRLYVDYQTYQTTVNYGNGIVSPSTTVAVATSAYLGDPSNPIDVSLLPAYLGVGPNNMFPFSTPTNAALPVNMNQGVLFNMPRGLLEFGPNSLPPIVQLDGAPGTVVQVQINNELPQTVNAYIDSGGVGGTIPQSLVPGLAVGNHLPEGTTITVSTINGVTLYTQTVTAANSPIVVSSGSPFNTGNYPFSVGPIYVWNNDAIGTTVFDRLI; encoded by the coding sequence ATGTCGTTCGTGAGCGTGGCGCCGGAGGTGGCGGCGACGGCGGCTACGGATCTGACCAGCATCGGCTCAGCAATGAGCACCGCTAATGCCACCGCCGCGGCCCCGACGACCGAGGTGATGGCTACGGCCGCTGATGAGGTCTCGGCGGCGTTGGCCAGGCTGTTTGCCGAATATGGTCAGCAGTATCAGGCGCTGGCCGGGCGGGTGGCGACGTCCTACGAGCAATTCACCCGCACTGTAGTGGCCAGCGTGAATGCGTATGCGGCCGCCGAGACCGCCAACGTCAGGCAGTTCGTGTTGAGCGCGGCTGGCCCGATCAATGAGCCCTTCGTAGAGCTGACCGGACGCCCGCTGGTCGGCGACGGCGCCAACGGGTACACCAACGCTCAAGGCGTGGGGACGGACGGCAAGCCCGGCGGTTGGTTGTACGGCGACGGCGGTACCGGTGGCACCAGCACTCGCGCCGGAGTGGCTGGGGGTGCCGGCGGGCCCGCGGGTCTGATCGGCGATGGCGGGACCGGCGGAAAAAGCGTTTACGGCGGAATGCCCGGGGGTGCCGGCGGGCACGGAGGCCTCCTGATCGGCGACGGCGGCACGGGCGGGGCCAGCGGGCCTGGCGGCGTTGGCGGGCTCGGCGGTCGTGCCGGGCTGCTGTGGGGACACACCGGTACCGCGGGCATCAGCACTCTTCTTTCGCCGAACCAAACGCTCATCTCTGTCGATCAATACGGCAACCCGCTGCTCAACATCTCGGTAGGCGGCGGACCAAGTATGCCCGCCATCGTCGACTCCGGCTCCACTGGTCTGTTGGTTCCACCCCACTACGTCAATTTGGCGACTCTCGACCAGCCCACCGGGACGGGTTCCGTCAGTTACGGCCTTAGCAGCGCCGGTCGCCTCTACGTTGACTACCAGACATATCAAACGACCGTGAATTACGGGAACGGAATCGTCAGCCCGTCGACCACCGTTGCCGTCGCCACCTCCGCATATCTGGGGGATCCATCCAACCCCATCGACGTTTCGTTGTTACCCGCTTATCTGGGCGTGGGTCCGAACAACATGTTCCCGTTCTCGACCCCCACGAATGCGGCGTTACCGGTCAACATGAATCAGGGTGTGCTGTTCAACATGCCTCGCGGTTTGCTGGAGTTCGGCCCCAACTCACTGCCGCCCATCGTCCAGCTCGACGGAGCACCAGGGACCGTCGTGCAGGTACAGATCAACAACGAATTACCGCAGACCGTCAACGCGTACATTGATTCCGGTGGGGTGGGCGGAACCATCCCACAATCGCTGGTGCCGGGCCTGGCGGTCGGCAATCACCTGCCCGAGGGAACAACCATCACGGTCTCCACGATCAACGGCGTGACCCTCTACACGCAGACGGTCACCGCGGCCAACTCACCAATCGTTGTGTCCTCGGGCAGTCCGTTCAATACCGGGAATTACCCCTTCTCGGTCGGACCGATCTATGTCTGGAACAACGACGCCATAGGAACGACGGTCTTTGACCGACTGATCTGA